In Paenibacillus kyungheensis, the following are encoded in one genomic region:
- a CDS encoding TetR/AcrR family transcriptional regulator: protein MSKKRETLLTVAEKLFYEHGFHAIGLKQIITEADIAIMTLYNHFASKDELIVEVLKRREQQYMEYLHRFLTDDREAILLNLAKGHAQRLMDIQSRGCMFLRAKEEFAGDPAHPVVQTVNRHKENVMNFIKQLDSSLTHQQILQFSLLLEGSTALAETEDTATVCAQFIDMTEKLFVRVA, encoded by the coding sequence ATTATTAACGGTAGCGGAAAAGCTTTTTTATGAACATGGATTTCATGCGATTGGTCTGAAGCAGATTATTACAGAAGCAGATATTGCGATTATGACGTTATACAATCATTTCGCTTCCAAAGATGAATTGATTGTAGAAGTGTTAAAGCGACGTGAACAACAATATATGGAGTACCTGCACCGCTTTCTCACCGATGATCGTGAAGCGATTTTGCTGAATCTAGCTAAAGGACATGCCCAACGATTGATGGATATTCAATCTCGTGGTTGTATGTTTTTACGAGCTAAAGAAGAATTTGCAGGTGATCCGGCTCATCCGGTCGTGCAGACTGTTAACCGTCACAAAGAAAATGTGATGAACTTTATCAAGCAACTGGATTCTTCTTTAACACATCAACAGATTCTGCAATTTTCCCTTTTATTAGAAGGCTCTACTGCACTTGCTGAAACGGAAGATACAGCAACTGTCTGTGCTCAATTTATTGATATGACTGAAAAGCTATTTGTACGTGTAGCTTAA